A stretch of DNA from Vulpes lagopus strain Blue_001 chromosome 12, ASM1834538v1, whole genome shotgun sequence:
CTCCCTATGAGAAAGGGAACAAATTGAAATTGCCATTGTGTAAGCATCGTCTTCTGAGCAGCTCAGTTAAAATGTTTGGCAGAGAGGACTTTTGGTGAAAGGCTAGAGATCCTCAAATGATTTGAGGATCATTTGTCATCACAGCCCCCTGTTAATATAAGTAATTCAGTCTTAGTCCTGAAAGCAGTATGCTACTCCAGTGTTTCAACGTAGAAAATAATtgatagaaaacaaatttcaCACAAACCTCACCATTCTAAGGACATTAATGCAATAAATATAAAGTGCCTTTGGAAGCAAAGTTCAGAAAGCTGCATATCTCTAGGTAAATCAGAGTCATTTGTGAGTAACTTAAAATtagttgtgtatttttaaagactgaatttgTCTTCTAGGcgtaaaacatactttttttctgatgataaatGTATCAGTCTAAGACTGATAGTGGGGAAAACAAGATCATTAAACTTAAATCCATTTTATTAAGTTCTACAATCAGAGGTTATCACTGCTGCATCCTATAGTGCAGTCAAAATGAGGCTTCTCCGTATGTAAAGCCAGAGGGCAGTGTTGCTGCCGTTCCACCAAGCAGCTGCGTTTCTGGGACTACTGCATGACATCATagcagaaggaaaattaaaaacacgAAGAAAACTACTTCAAAATagacatttaatgtaatttttaggctaaaagaaaaactgatcatACATTGTCTTGAGTGGACCATCTGCCAGAATAGGGCCAGCTTAGTCCAGCTTTGGAGGCCCTGAGTCAGTTCTTGACCAGCATAATTCCCCTTGattcattgatttgtgaatgcTTATGCATCATTGAGGTGCATGTCACTCTTGAAGTTCCTGGCACCTCCACTATTCCATTTAGCTGCAAAAGCAAGCTTTCCAGTGGGAGTtccatgggttttttttctccctttccctgcagAGGTTCTTAACCTTCAAGGAGTTTGACAATCTCAGGATTCTCTTGAACACTCTCCCCAGAAAAATGTACATACAAAAATCTACATAGAACTTCGTGGGGTTCGTGAATCTCAAGACCCCCTCTGGATTCTAAGGCCCCAAGAAACCTCTGTACTAATGATTTGAGCAATGCATTTGCCTAGGGAAACACACAGGGCAGACGGAGATGGGCTGGATTAACCATGATGACGAAGGAACAATCATAATTTTAAGGAGACAGAAGTTTATTAAATACACCACAAGGGAGTGGTAGGCAGAACAGCAAAGGACAGATTGTCTGCCAACAAACATAACTTGTTACTATTTTGATTTGGGGGCAGAAATTGATTCCCAGAGCCTCCCTGCATTTTCAACAACAGAACTACTCCCGGGCCTAAAGCAGCTATTAGATTGAGACCAGGGGCTGTATGGGGGCTGGATGTGCAGGGTTCCCACTCAGTCCATAAGGACTTAATTTAGCTTCTCAACCAGAAGCTTTACATTTGATTTGCAATGAGGGGGAATTTCTAATTTTGGTTTGACCCTCAAAAGGTGGACAGTTCCCATTCCTTTTTTTAGTATAGGGAGCACCTAAGTATAAAGTAATTAGGGTAAGTCCTTGGAATGCCCCAAACAACTATTTCCTCTATAAATCCAATATTCCCTACCTCTAAGCGTCTTAACAAAGAACTGCCACACAAGTTTATCCAACCATTGCTTGCACTAAAAAAGCAAAGGGTTTACCAAGAGCTGTTTTCATTTATCCAGGAACTTCTTTCAGCCTTATTGGTGAGGTGAAAGGATCAGTAAAATCTATTTGTAGGAATGAAATGAGACTGTCAGTTTGTCTAACCTAACAAACTGCCAAATTAGGTTTACATTTTTGTTAATAGACTTTCCAATGGCTGTTGAGAAGCAGAATTAAATTTGAAGCTTCTAATCGTACTTTCTGCTCCATGAACACCTAACCCTGGTTTGTTTCTccagcttaaaaaagaaaaccaaggcacTAGAAAGCAAGCACACTTAAGTGTTGAAGATAATCTTTATATTTTGCCTAAACTGTATATTTAGCACACTAAAACTCATCCAAGGGAAAAATCAGCAAATTGAAAATTGTCCCATTAAAGATTGTTTTCTTGCAAACTGACAAATTTAAGGATTTCTCTACCCCCCAATGCAATCACTTAAATCAGCACTATTTTGAATTAGCTCTAGAAATCACACTGAAACTATGttacatttacaaatattaaatttattatagcTAGAATGAATTTAATGGTTCTCAGATTTGGCCACCTTATAACTCCGTTTAAGGAGGggatttttttaacagaaaaatgcaTTATAACTTGGTCAAGTTacttacacattaaaaaaaaaaaaaacttctaaaaaggaaaacaaaagcaacccTTCAGATTCACATAATTaaagaacaggagaaaagcaCGCAAGCTACATCAAAGCTAAATTTACCAAACCAACCAAAGCCGGGGggattttctcttctgattaTGTGTCATAAAAAGGTCCACTGTcttatatacacatgtgtataatGTTACATTCCATCACTGTAAAAAGtcccctttgccccctccccccaaaaagttTCAGTCTAGTCTCCAAACTTGGACAGCGGCGCTCGCTCCTGCTGCCGATGCAGTTCGTTCTCCGTCAGCAGCTGGAGGTTCTCGGCGCGCAGCCggtccagctccagctccagctcccgcACGCGCGCGTCGTCGCCGCCCAGCCGCTTGCTTTCCAGCCGCAGCCGGTTATTCTCGTCCTCCATGCGTGAGAGGCACTTCTCCAGCTCCAGGTACTCTTTGATGAGCTCCTGCTTGCTCATGTTCTGCAGACTCTCCGCGTGGTACCGCTCATAGGTCTCCGAGAAGTCCCGCTGCAGAAACTCGCTGCCGTCTCCTCCCATCCCGTCGCTGCCCCCATCCTCCTCTCCCGCTTCTTCCATGAAGTCCTCATCGCTAGTGTCGTCGGATTTGGCAGCGGCCCGCTTGGGGTAGAGACCTGTTTTGAGATCCGGCTCTTCCTGGTCGTGATCATCCATGAGGAACTGCGTGGTGTTATAGGGTGCTACTGGCTGGCCCTTGGCGAACATCTCAGCTCGAATCCTTGAAGCTCGCAGGCTCTGTTTTTCGTCgaactttttcttctcctcccaggTTAGCTTGTAGTACGGTTTCCAATGCCGCTTCTTCTTGGAGGGGCGTCTCCTATGTTTTTTCTTGCCCAGCTGTCTCTGCTGCTGTCCCCACGCCTCCTCGCCCCCCGCAGCAGGAGCCCCCAACTT
This window harbors:
- the HEXIM1 gene encoding protein HEXIM1, translated to MAEPLLSEYQHQPQTSNCTGAVAVHDERNPDRPPGAEERVPEEDSRWQSRASPQSGGRPGQEGEGSLGPQPPPLQTPVRPEPSCPEAGKKGQNGDDLSAGGASPPAAGGEPKPEAEPLAQPCLDSEVNKLGAPAAGGEEAWGQQQRQLGKKKHRRRPSKKKRHWKPYYKLTWEEKKKFDEKQSLRASRIRAEMFAKGQPVAPYNTTQFLMDDHDQEEPDLKTGLYPKRAAAKSDDTSDEDFMEEAGEEDGGSDGMGGDGSEFLQRDFSETYERYHAESLQNMSKQELIKEYLELEKCLSRMEDENNRLRLESKRLGGDDARVRELELELDRLRAENLQLLTENELHRQQERAPLSKFGD